Proteins encoded in a region of the Bacteroidota bacterium genome:
- a CDS encoding DUF2807 domain-containing protein yields the protein MKTNILVIATTLLLNTTSYGCRIEGSGQTVTETRELETFSGIELKSSANIYVTQGDKQEVRIEAEDNLIGKITTVIKNNSLVVDADDNIRFTKPVTIYLTVKDLCLVELTGSGNIVTRSQFQCEFMNLKLSGSGDIRVMVDSKSLKANLSGSGNLDLKGSSSETDIRISGSGNIDARELNSFRSAVAISGSGTSTVDVKNDLNVTITGSGNVYYVEEPGKISSKIIGSGEISKLRM from the coding sequence ATGAAAACAAATATCTTAGTTATCGCAACAACTCTGCTTCTCAATACAACTTCTTATGGTTGCCGGATAGAAGGTTCAGGACAGACAGTAACTGAAACCCGTGAACTGGAAACATTCAGTGGGATTGAATTAAAAAGTTCTGCAAATATTTATGTTACTCAAGGCGATAAGCAGGAAGTACGTATCGAAGCAGAAGATAATCTGATCGGGAAAATCACAACAGTGATCAAAAACAATTCGCTTGTTGTAGATGCTGATGACAACATCAGGTTTACAAAACCGGTTACAATATATTTAACGGTGAAAGATCTATGTCTGGTAGAATTAACCGGTTCCGGAAATATTGTAACACGAAGCCAGTTTCAATGTGAATTTATGAATTTGAAATTATCAGGTTCCGGTGATATCAGAGTAATGGTTGATAGCAAATCGCTAAAAGCAAATTTATCGGGTTCGGGAAATCTTGATCTGAAAGGAAGTTCTTCCGAAACAGATATCCGAATCAGCGGCAGTGGAAATATTGATGCCCGTGAGTTGAATAGTTTCAGAAGCGCCGTTGCAATCAGTGGAAGTGGAACGAGTACTGTTGATGTTAAAAATGATCTGAATGTTACAATTACCGGAAGTGGAAATGTTTATTATGTTGAAGAACCTGGAAAAATTTCTTCTAAGATCATTGGAAGTGGAGAGATCTCAAAACTCCGGATGTAA
- a CDS encoding DUF2807 domain-containing protein, with amino-acid sequence MKSIKLMLALILIAATSFAQKTANLQVEPFSKIKLSSIATVYVRIDPVQTVKVVGSIVNSDEVNVKNQTLYIDNSTGNTYFITVPSLEEVELDGKGDVYSESTITGSNISLKIDGAGKIKMDLDVTNIKATVPGAGKIELTGKGDVAEFSVPGSGKIDADGLKLRRADASISGIGKISVDASDELNSTISGSGTITYKTLPAKLNEDVSGIGHVKSSNSVDDSNSDTTRISLGKSQLWVIGKADSTKSKTRKTKPIWAGIELGVNSYLDNKGDFNLADGKENFELKLNKSVSFSLNFLQKNVQLGHSNVWFFTGLGVTWNNYRFDDDIKLSNGNFTNAYHDTTAGVSHQKSKLVASYLTAPIMFEFFTSRKYKNAFHMGVGGTVGLLIGSHTKIKLKLMERQKS; translated from the coding sequence ATGAAATCGATCAAATTAATGTTGGCACTTATACTGATAGCTGCCACATCATTCGCTCAAAAGACTGCAAACCTCCAGGTTGAGCCGTTCTCGAAAATTAAATTATCCAGTATTGCCACAGTCTATGTTCGCATTGATCCTGTGCAAACCGTAAAAGTTGTCGGATCAATAGTAAACTCAGACGAAGTGAATGTAAAGAATCAGACACTTTACATCGACAATTCAACAGGCAATACTTATTTTATTACTGTACCATCTCTTGAAGAAGTTGAACTGGATGGAAAAGGTGATGTGTACAGTGAGTCGACTATAACGGGAAGCAATATCTCTTTAAAAATAGATGGTGCAGGAAAGATCAAAATGGATCTTGACGTAACCAATATCAAAGCAACTGTTCCTGGCGCAGGAAAGATCGAACTTACAGGTAAAGGCGATGTGGCAGAATTCAGTGTTCCGGGCTCAGGAAAGATAGATGCAGACGGCCTTAAACTCCGTAGAGCAGATGCTTCTATTTCCGGAATTGGAAAGATCAGTGTTGATGCATCTGATGAACTTAATTCTACAATAAGTGGAAGTGGAACGATTACCTACAAAACTCTTCCGGCCAAATTGAATGAAGATGTTTCCGGAATTGGTCACGTTAAAAGTTCAAACTCGGTGGATGATTCAAACAGCGATACAACAAGAATTTCTCTGGGTAAATCGCAATTATGGGTGATAGGCAAAGCGGATTCGACAAAATCTAAAACGAGAAAAACTAAACCAATCTGGGCAGGAATTGAGTTGGGTGTGAATTCATATCTTGATAACAAAGGGGATTTCAATCTTGCTGATGGAAAAGAAAATTTTGAATTAAAATTAAATAAGTCTGTTAGTTTCTCCCTGAATTTCCTTCAGAAGAATGTTCAACTCGGACATAGCAATGTTTGGTTCTTCACCGGTTTAGGTGTTACCTGGAATAACTACCGTTTCGATGATGATATAAAATTATCAAATGGAAATTTCACTAATGCATATCACGATACAACAGCAGGTGTGAGCCATCAGAAAAGCAAACTGGTAGCAAGCTATCTTACAGCACCAATCATGTTTGAGTTTTTCACAAGCAGAAAATATAAAAATGCATTCCATATGGGTGTAGGTGGAACGGTTGGTCTCCTTATTGGTTCTCACACAAAAATAAAGTTGAAATTGATGGAGAGACAAAAAAGTTAA